A single Gopherus flavomarginatus isolate rGopFla2 chromosome 17, rGopFla2.mat.asm, whole genome shotgun sequence DNA region contains:
- the ARPC5L gene encoding actin-related protein 2/3 complex subunit 5-like protein: protein MARNTLSSRFRRLDIDEYDENKFVEEPDEAAAAEPDPAPEVEALLRQGDMLQAFHTALRNSPLNTKNQAIKERAQGVVLKVLTSFKSSEIEQAVNSLDRNGIDLLMKYVYKGFEKPTENSSAILLQWHEKALAVGGLGSIVRVLTARKTV from the exons ATGGCCCGGAACACGCTCTCCTCGCGCTTCCGCCGCCTGGACATCGACGAGTACGACGAGAACAAGTTCGTGGAGGAGCCGGACGAGGCGGCGGCGGCCGAGCCGGACCCGGCTCCCGAGGTGGAGGCGCTGCTGAGGCA AGGTGATATGCTCCAAGCTTTCCACACAGCCTTAAGGAATTCTCCCTTGAACACAAAGAACCAAGCAATAAAG GAACGGGCCCAGGGAGTGGTGCTTAAGGTCCTCACATCCTTTAAAAGCAGTGAGATAGAACAGGCAGTAAACTCGTTAGACAGAAATGGTATTGATTTGTTAATGAAGTACGTTTATAAAGGATTTGAAAAGCCAACAGAAAATAGCAGTGCAATATTACTTCAATGGCATGAAAAG GCACTAGCAGTAGGTGGACTAGGTTCCATAGTAAGAGTTCTTACAGCAAGAAAGACTGTTTAA